A single region of the Lentimicrobiaceae bacterium genome encodes:
- a CDS encoding transporter, with translation MDNIISVSYLALFIIISLGLMAGRLKIKGFSLDISAVIFIAMLLGHFGFRLPSEYQYIGLLLFIFTIGIQSGPGFFRSFKQYGKQLFIIATIIIAGGALTTWGIINILDIDQSLAIGLFNGAMTSTPGLAAAVEISKSPLASIGYGIAYPFGVVGVVLFVSLIPKILRINLKKSEEEFNQSLKQSYPDFIPGNFRVENPNINGKSLKDLRFRTNTKCVISRVKHLGITTTPSRETILYQGDVIRALGTREDLENVKLLIGPETDEALELDKGHDVQWILVTSKQVINKPLQKLNLGANYDATVVRIRRSGIELRPMHFTMLRFGDRLMVAASRESMRQVVKLLGNDDKRLSETDFLPITLGIAIGVLIGMIRVPVFGLFDFSLGITGGVLATALILSGIGKTGPIIWSMSSNANQLFRELGLLMFLATVGCEAGGHIAETFNNYGAELLIAGALITLLPLITALFIGKYLMKMNFLTLLGVITGGMTSTPGLAAINTQSDSGIAQVAYAAVYPLALVLMIVFSNILFRLPVF, from the coding sequence ATGGACAACATTATTTCGGTAAGCTATCTGGCTCTTTTTATCATTATTAGCCTGGGATTAATGGCCGGGCGGCTCAAAATCAAAGGATTCTCTCTCGACATTTCTGCAGTAATCTTTATCGCCATGCTGCTGGGGCATTTTGGGTTCAGATTACCTTCCGAATATCAGTATATCGGACTTCTGCTGTTTATATTTACAATCGGAATACAATCGGGCCCCGGATTTTTCAGAAGTTTCAAACAATACGGGAAACAGTTGTTTATCATTGCCACTATTATTATAGCGGGAGGCGCGTTAACGACCTGGGGCATAATAAACATACTTGACATTGACCAGTCTTTGGCCATCGGACTGTTTAACGGAGCCATGACAAGCACCCCCGGTTTGGCAGCTGCTGTTGAAATAAGCAAATCACCCCTGGCCTCAATTGGCTACGGAATTGCTTATCCTTTTGGTGTAGTGGGCGTTGTGCTGTTTGTGAGCCTGATTCCAAAAATTCTACGAATCAATCTCAAAAAAAGTGAAGAAGAATTCAATCAGAGTCTGAAACAGAGTTATCCCGACTTTATTCCCGGAAATTTCAGGGTTGAAAATCCAAACATCAACGGGAAATCTTTAAAGGATTTACGTTTCAGAACCAATACCAAATGTGTAATATCGAGAGTTAAACACCTTGGCATCACAACAACTCCATCGCGCGAAACCATTCTTTATCAAGGAGATGTAATCAGAGCGCTTGGAACAAGGGAAGATCTTGAAAACGTAAAATTACTTATTGGCCCCGAAACAGATGAAGCGCTTGAACTGGATAAAGGTCACGATGTCCAATGGATTTTGGTTACAAGTAAACAAGTCATCAACAAACCATTGCAAAAATTAAACCTTGGCGCCAATTACGATGCCACCGTTGTTCGCATCCGCAGAAGCGGAATTGAACTCAGGCCTATGCACTTCACCATGCTCCGCTTTGGCGACAGGCTTATGGTAGCTGCTAGCCGCGAAAGTATGCGGCAAGTGGTTAAACTACTCGGTAACGACGATAAACGCTTATCGGAAACCGACTTTTTGCCTATTACACTCGGCATTGCAATTGGTGTGCTTATCGGAATGATACGTGTACCCGTATTCGGACTGTTTGATTTTAGCCTGGGAATTACAGGAGGTGTACTTGCTACAGCATTAATTTTAAGCGGCATTGGCAAAACTGGGCCGATTATATGGTCAATGTCGAGCAATGCCAACCAACTATTCCGCGAACTCGGACTGCTGATGTTTCTGGCCACGGTCGGTTGCGAAGCCGGAGGGCACATAGCTGAAACCTTCAATAATTATGGCGCCGAACTCCTGATTGCCGGAGCTCTAATCACACTACTACCCTTGATTACAGCTTTATTTATTGGTAAATACCTGATGAAAATGAATTTTTTAACCCTCCTGGGTGTGATTACCGGAGGCATGACCAGTACGCCGGGGCTGGCTGCAATTAATACGCAATCAGACAGTGGAATTGCTCAGGTTGCATATGCAGCCGTGTATCCTCTTGCCCTGGTATTGATG
- the clpB gene encoding ATP-dependent chaperone ClpB, with the protein MNLNQFTIKSQQTIQQAQEIAAAQNNQAIEPAHILKSLLSEDENISKFLLKKAGIDTALLQNILERELKSLPTVTGGEQYFSNQSLKVIQGAAVFAKETGDEYITAEHLLLSILANGGRISELLKDAGLNEKTLKAAIREMRKGATAQTVTSDETWNALNRYARNLNELARAGKLDPVIGRDEEIRRVLQILTRRTKNNPILIGEPGVGKTAIAEGLAHRIINGDVPENLKSKLIFSLDMGALVAGAKYKGEFEERLKSVVREVIESEGEVVMFIDEIHTLVGAGGGEGAMDAANILKPALARGELRAIGATTLNEYQKYFEKDKALERRFQVVLVDEPDTLSAISILRGLKERYETHHQVRIKDDAIIAAVELSQRYISDRFLPDKAIDLIDEAASKLRLEINSVPEELDEVERRIKQLEIEKAAIKREGDNHRIQSISEELANLNEERNTLAAKWNSEKELVDGIQKSKKDIEQFKFEAEKAEREGDYGKVAEIRYGKIKATEQKLLQLKEKLNQMQADTALIKEEVGAEEIAEIVSRWTGIPVNRMLQSEREKLLNLEDELHRRVVGQNEAIEAIADAIRRSRAGMQDSRKPIGSFIFLGTTGVGKTELAKALAEFLFNDENAMVRIDMSEYQERHAVSRLIGAPPGYVGYDEGGQLTEKVRRKPYSVVLLDEIEKAHPDVFNILLQVLDDGRLTDNKGRTADFRNTIIIMTSNMGSHIISQKLSHPSPKNDDAIFEETRKEVMTLLKQTIRPEFLNRIDELIMFKPLTENEINQVVKLQINNLTQALKKNDIQLNISDEAIHFIAQKGFDPQYGARPVKRVIQRAILNTLSKKILSGELIRDSSIKIDVQSGELIFANETVNK; encoded by the coding sequence ATGAATCTGAATCAATTCACCATAAAATCGCAGCAAACCATTCAGCAGGCCCAGGAAATTGCTGCAGCACAGAACAATCAGGCAATTGAGCCAGCTCACATACTCAAGAGCCTTCTTTCCGAAGATGAAAATATCAGCAAATTTTTACTTAAAAAAGCCGGTATTGACACAGCTTTACTTCAAAACATTTTGGAGCGGGAATTAAAATCACTTCCGACGGTTACAGGCGGTGAGCAGTACTTTAGCAACCAGTCGTTAAAAGTAATACAGGGCGCAGCAGTATTTGCGAAAGAAACAGGAGATGAATACATTACGGCCGAGCATCTGTTATTGAGCATTTTGGCAAATGGGGGACGGATTTCAGAGCTTTTGAAAGACGCCGGGTTAAACGAAAAAACACTAAAGGCAGCCATCCGTGAAATGCGAAAAGGCGCTACTGCTCAAACAGTTACCTCTGACGAAACATGGAATGCGCTTAACCGTTATGCACGCAACCTTAACGAACTGGCACGTGCCGGAAAACTTGACCCGGTAATTGGTCGCGACGAAGAGATAAGACGGGTATTACAAATCCTGACCCGCAGAACTAAAAATAACCCCATTCTAATAGGCGAGCCGGGCGTGGGCAAAACAGCTATTGCCGAAGGGCTTGCTCACCGAATAATTAATGGAGATGTGCCTGAAAATTTGAAATCAAAGCTAATTTTCTCGCTTGATATGGGCGCACTTGTGGCAGGCGCCAAATACAAAGGTGAATTTGAAGAAAGGTTAAAAAGTGTTGTACGCGAGGTTATCGAATCAGAGGGTGAGGTAGTCATGTTTATCGATGAAATTCACACCCTTGTTGGAGCCGGAGGCGGTGAAGGAGCGATGGATGCAGCCAATATTCTGAAGCCGGCTCTCGCCCGCGGTGAGCTCAGGGCTATTGGCGCAACTACCTTAAACGAATACCAGAAATACTTCGAAAAAGACAAAGCGCTTGAACGACGCTTTCAGGTTGTACTGGTGGATGAACCCGACACTTTAAGCGCTATTTCGATATTGCGCGGACTAAAGGAACGCTACGAAACGCACCATCAGGTCAGAATCAAGGACGATGCCATTATTGCGGCAGTTGAACTTTCGCAGCGCTACATCAGCGACCGCTTTCTGCCCGATAAAGCCATAGATCTGATTGACGAAGCAGCCTCAAAACTCAGGCTTGAAATCAACTCAGTACCCGAAGAGCTTGACGAGGTTGAGCGCAGAATTAAACAGCTTGAAATTGAAAAAGCAGCCATAAAGCGCGAAGGCGACAACCATCGCATCCAATCAATTAGCGAAGAACTTGCCAATTTGAATGAAGAGCGCAATACGCTGGCCGCAAAATGGAATTCAGAAAAAGAGCTGGTTGACGGAATTCAAAAAAGCAAAAAAGATATTGAACAGTTTAAATTTGAGGCTGAAAAAGCTGAAAGAGAAGGTGATTACGGGAAAGTCGCAGAAATCAGGTATGGCAAAATCAAAGCAACAGAACAAAAACTTCTGCAGCTAAAGGAAAAACTAAATCAAATGCAAGCCGACACCGCTTTAATTAAAGAAGAAGTAGGTGCCGAAGAAATTGCTGAAATTGTTTCAAGATGGACCGGGATACCGGTCAACAGAATGTTGCAAAGTGAGCGTGAAAAACTATTGAACCTTGAAGATGAACTGCACCGGCGCGTGGTTGGGCAAAACGAAGCCATTGAAGCCATTGCAGATGCCATCAGAAGAAGCAGAGCCGGCATGCAGGACAGCCGCAAGCCCATTGGATCATTTATTTTTCTGGGCACCACCGGAGTCGGAAAAACAGAGCTGGCCAAAGCACTTGCAGAATTCCTCTTCAACGACGAAAACGCAATGGTCAGAATTGACATGTCAGAGTATCAGGAACGGCACGCTGTCTCCAGGCTTATCGGCGCTCCTCCGGGCTACGTAGGATACGATGAAGGCGGGCAGCTTACCGAAAAAGTCAGAAGAAAACCTTATTCGGTAGTACTCCTCGACGAGATAGAAAAAGCACATCCCGATGTTTTTAATATTCTTCTTCAGGTACTGGATGATGGCCGTCTGACTGATAACAAAGGCAGAACTGCCGATTTCAGAAACACCATTATTATTATGACTTCCAATATGGGATCGCATATTATCAGCCAGAAACTCAGTCACCCAAGCCCAAAAAATGATGATGCCATTTTTGAAGAAACCAGAAAAGAAGTGATGACCCTGCTCAAACAAACCATCAGGCCTGAATTTCTAAACAGAATTGACGAACTCATCATGTTTAAGCCACTTACCGAAAACGAAATCAACCAGGTGGTAAAACTTCAGATAAATAACCTTACCCAGGCATTGAAAAAAAATGACATTCAGCTAAACATCAGCGATGAAGCCATCCATTTTATTGCGCAAAAGGGTTTTGATCCTCAATATGGAGCGCGGCCGGTAAAGAGGGTTATTCAACGCGCCATTCTCAATACTTTATCAAAAAAAATCCTTTCAGGCGAACTAATCAGAGACTCTTCTATCAAAATTGATGTTCAATCTGGTGAACTCATATTTGCCAATGAAACGGTGAATAAATAA
- a CDS encoding inorganic pyrophosphatase: MANRLMDPIGRLMGLRYKSHPWHGVDIGIDAPKVLTSFVEMVTTDTVKYEVDKVSGYLKIDRPQKYSNVSPALYGFIPQTLCAKKVAEYAVSKTGRDEIVGDGDPLDICILAEKSISHGDILVQSIPIGGFRMIDGNQADDKIIAVMKNDAVYGEYTDVEQLPALVVNRLKHYFLTYKDLPGTERDCEITHTYGREEAYVVIEASMEDYRQKFENLDTLLSEV, translated from the coding sequence ATGGCCAACAGACTAATGGATCCCATAGGCAGATTAATGGGGTTAAGGTATAAATCGCATCCGTGGCATGGCGTTGATATTGGAATTGATGCCCCCAAAGTATTGACAAGTTTTGTGGAAATGGTTACCACAGATACGGTTAAATACGAAGTTGATAAAGTTTCAGGCTATTTGAAAATTGATCGCCCTCAGAAGTATTCTAATGTTTCTCCTGCTTTGTATGGGTTTATTCCCCAGACTTTGTGTGCTAAAAAAGTTGCTGAATATGCAGTTTCTAAAACCGGAAGAGATGAAATAGTTGGGGATGGTGACCCCCTGGATATCTGCATTCTTGCTGAAAAAAGTATTTCGCATGGTGATATTCTGGTTCAGTCTATTCCGATAGGTGGATTTAGAATGATTGATGGAAATCAGGCTGATGATAAAATTATTGCTGTTATGAAAAATGATGCTGTATACGGCGAATATACTGACGTTGAGCAATTGCCTGCGCTTGTGGTTAACCGTTTAAAGCATTATTTTCTTACTTATAAGGATTTACCAGGCACTGAACGTGACTGTGAAATAACACACACTTATGGCCGGGAGGAAGCTTATGTTGTTATAGAGGCTTCAATGGAAGATTACCGGCAGAAATTTGAAAATCTCGACACATTGCTTTCTGAAGTTTAA
- a CDS encoding CoA-binding protein — translation MAQNSRKTLVIGASVNPLRFSNICIHDLVAHQIQVEALGLKPGEVSGVTIQTGQPPLNDIHTVTLYIGPRHQPQYYDYILGLKPIRIIFNPGTWNDELAEMAVKQGIKVENECTLVMLSNGGF, via the coding sequence ATGGCCCAAAATTCGCGAAAAACCCTTGTAATCGGAGCAAGTGTCAATCCTTTACGTTTTTCAAATATTTGTATTCATGATCTTGTTGCTCATCAGATACAGGTGGAGGCTTTAGGATTAAAACCCGGTGAAGTGTCAGGTGTAACAATTCAAACGGGGCAACCTCCGTTAAATGATATTCATACTGTTACGCTTTATATCGGACCCCGGCATCAACCCCAATATTACGATTATATATTGGGTTTAAAGCCCATTAGAATAATTTTTAACCCGGGAACATGGAATGATGAATTGGCTGAGATGGCTGTAAAGCAGGGTATTAAAGTTGAAAACGAATGTACCTTGGTGATGCTTTCAAACGGTGGATTTTAA
- a CDS encoding gliding motility-associated C-terminal domain-containing protein, producing MMKQSALLNIVFLFAFTAIFTSGNTAYSQNATTSINGGVYCPDNELIIPVAVADYSNVDSIYLKLNFPVNTLTYLSYRLPNTLLETGFLTVNASAGTVIIIWHSIAPVSISSGNLLQLIFRAGSTPGAAVWDTETGYLHQAGGGQLLTDYVDAEFEFLPKMSVVLEELDATCSGKCDANIAASVSGGARPYHYLWNGQPALFDSIKTQACSGNNILSVTDDNGCVLDTTFIVSELPATKIEAQSLPDTVYIQNPVVRFSFTEDLSIVDWIWDFGDGSEKSRERIPVHVFSSAQTPDLDAYIVTLTAINELGCDTVISMSIPIAEAEVHIPNVFTPPTDPNGTFKIAKKNDSALTDSEFIPIVNEFMRVEVIIIDRWGRRVYHNTNYKNDWDGDNLPDGTYFYKVNTFGYFKDRSYTGAVTIIREKN from the coding sequence ATGATGAAGCAATCCGCCTTACTCAACATCGTATTTCTGTTTGCATTTACTGCAATTTTTACTTCAGGTAATACAGCTTATTCGCAAAATGCGACAACTTCCATCAATGGAGGAGTATATTGTCCTGATAATGAATTAATCATTCCTGTAGCTGTTGCGGATTATTCAAATGTTGATTCTATTTATCTGAAACTGAATTTTCCGGTCAATACATTAACATATCTGAGTTACCGACTTCCTAATACCTTGTTAGAAACAGGTTTTCTTACTGTAAATGCTTCTGCCGGAACAGTAATCATCATCTGGCATTCTATCGCGCCGGTGAGTATCAGCAGTGGTAATCTCTTGCAACTTATATTCAGGGCCGGTTCAACCCCGGGAGCCGCTGTTTGGGATACCGAAACTGGTTATCTGCATCAGGCCGGTGGTGGTCAGTTGCTTACGGATTATGTTGATGCTGAGTTTGAATTCCTTCCTAAAATGTCAGTTGTTTTAGAAGAACTGGATGCAACCTGCTCGGGAAAGTGCGATGCCAATATTGCAGCTTCGGTAAGTGGTGGTGCGCGCCCTTACCATTATTTATGGAACGGGCAGCCGGCATTGTTCGACAGTATTAAAACACAGGCCTGCAGCGGAAATAATATTTTGAGTGTAACCGATGATAATGGTTGTGTCTTAGATACCACCTTTATTGTGTCTGAACTCCCTGCCACTAAAATTGAAGCACAATCCTTACCCGATACTGTTTATATTCAAAATCCTGTAGTTAGATTTTCTTTTACCGAAGATCTGAGTATTGTTGATTGGATTTGGGATTTTGGAGATGGCAGCGAAAAGTCCAGAGAACGGATTCCTGTTCATGTCTTTAGCTCAGCTCAAACCCCTGATTTAGATGCATACATTGTAACGCTTACTGCCATCAATGAGTTGGGCTGTGATACGGTTATTTCAATGAGTATTCCCATTGCCGAGGCTGAAGTGCACATTCCCAATGTGTTTACTCCGCCAACTGATCCCAATGGCACTTTTAAAATTGCGAAGAAAAACGACAGCGCGCTCACCGATAGTGAATTTATACCCATCGTAAACGAATTTATGAGGGTAGAGGTCATCATTATCGACCGTTGGGGACGAAGAGTTTATCACAACACGAATTACAAGAACGACTGGGATGGGGATAACCTGCCTGATGGTACTTACTTTTATAAAGTAAATACCTTCGGTTATTTTAAAGATCGTTCCTATACCGGAGCCGTTACTATTATCAGGGAAAAAAACTAG
- the hydG gene encoding [FeFe] hydrogenase H-cluster radical SAM maturase HydG — MIFTPEKCTIPDQRMKPFIDPQELWDLINETSSDREKVQAVIAKSLNKQRLTLRETAILINAKDPELIEEIKEGARELKKRVYGNRIVLFAPLYVGNKCTNNCKYCGFRASNKEAVRKTLDDQELIKEVEALEDNGQKRLILVYGEHPEYSPEYIAHTVKTVYGVKKGPGEIRRVNINAAPLEIEGFRTVKEAGIGTYQIFQETYHPEAYKNYHLGGKKRDFDYRLTSLDRAQEAGIDDVGIGALFGLYDWRYEVMALVRHTNHLEACYHVGPHTISFPRIQNASKLDLGEDYTVSDEDFARLVAILRLAVPYTGMILTARENAKLRHEVIQFGVSQIDGGTKLELGSYSDSQNEEQDLNREQFQINDNRSLNEIVDELVSNDFLPSFCTACYRRGRTGEHFMEFSVPGFIKRFCSPNAMLTLAEYLEDYAPADTRKKGWEVIEKNLNELQEHEESVNINELRIRLLRVQSGERDLYF, encoded by the coding sequence ATGATTTTTACACCTGAAAAATGCACCATACCAGACCAGAGGATGAAACCCTTTATTGATCCTCAGGAATTATGGGACTTAATTAATGAAACCAGCTCTGATCGTGAGAAAGTTCAGGCTGTTATTGCTAAATCACTCAATAAACAACGGCTTACCTTACGCGAAACTGCCATTCTCATCAATGCAAAAGACCCTGAGCTGATTGAAGAAATAAAAGAAGGGGCTCGCGAGCTTAAAAAACGGGTTTATGGCAACCGAATCGTATTATTTGCCCCCCTTTATGTAGGTAATAAGTGCACCAATAACTGTAAATACTGTGGGTTCAGGGCTTCGAACAAGGAAGCTGTCAGAAAAACACTTGACGATCAGGAATTAATCAAAGAAGTGGAAGCCCTCGAAGACAATGGACAGAAACGGCTGATACTTGTCTATGGCGAACATCCCGAATATTCTCCTGAATACATTGCCCATACTGTAAAAACTGTTTACGGGGTCAAAAAAGGGCCGGGCGAAATCAGAAGAGTAAATATCAACGCAGCTCCGCTTGAAATAGAAGGATTCAGAACTGTAAAAGAAGCAGGCATTGGCACTTACCAGATTTTTCAGGAAACATACCATCCTGAAGCCTATAAAAATTATCATCTGGGTGGCAAAAAACGCGATTTTGATTACCGGCTCACTTCACTTGACCGTGCTCAGGAAGCAGGTATTGATGATGTTGGAATCGGTGCATTATTTGGACTTTATGACTGGCGCTATGAAGTAATGGCTCTTGTTAGACACACCAACCATCTGGAAGCATGCTACCACGTGGGCCCGCACACCATTTCGTTTCCACGTATACAAAACGCATCTAAGCTTGACCTTGGAGAAGACTACACGGTTAGTGACGAAGATTTTGCCCGCCTGGTTGCTATTCTCAGGCTGGCAGTGCCCTATACTGGAATGATTCTTACAGCCCGGGAGAATGCTAAACTTCGCCACGAAGTGATTCAGTTTGGCGTTTCACAAATTGACGGAGGCACCAAACTTGAACTCGGCTCTTATTCTGACTCTCAAAATGAAGAGCAGGATCTGAACCGCGAACAATTTCAAATCAATGACAACCGCTCATTAAATGAAATTGTTGATGAACTGGTCTCCAACGACTTTTTACCATCATTCTGTACCGCCTGTTATCGCCGCGGACGCACTGGCGAGCATTTTATGGAATTTTCTGTTCCGGGGTTTATCAAGCGCTTTTGTTCTCCCAATGCGATGCTTACACTGGCTGAATATCTTGAGGATTACGCACCCGCCGATACCCGTAAAAAAGGATGGGAAGTTATTGAGAAAAACCTGAACGAACTACAGGAGCATGAAGAATCTGTAAACATTAATGAATTACGTATCAGGCTCTTGCGCGTTCAATCAGGTGAAAGAGACTTGTATTTTTAA
- a CDS encoding MBL fold metallo-hydrolase, translating into MRLTFLGTGTSIGVPVIACNCPVCKSADARDKRFRTSAMVHINHQNIVIDCGPDFRFQMLKQNVEDIDAVLFTHEHRDHIAGLDDIRAFNYILNKNIPIYGSKNVMEAIQTEFPYIFSENRYFGAPQLTVHEIDDNLFTIGETNILPIKVMHNKLPVFGYRIGDLTYITDASMIPDEEKHKIKGSKVLVLNALRNSKHISHLSLNEALELIEELKPERAFLTHISHFLGLHEEVEKKLPDNVKLAYDNLIIDI; encoded by the coding sequence ATCCGTCTTACATTTCTGGGAACAGGTACATCAATTGGTGTTCCGGTTATTGCATGTAATTGTCCGGTATGTAAGTCAGCCGATGCCCGTGACAAACGTTTCAGGACATCAGCCATGGTTCACATCAACCATCAGAACATTGTAATCGACTGCGGCCCTGATTTTCGGTTTCAAATGTTAAAACAAAATGTAGAAGACATTGATGCAGTGCTTTTCACCCATGAACACAGGGATCATATAGCAGGGCTTGACGATATACGTGCATTCAATTATATCCTGAATAAAAACATTCCGATATATGGCTCAAAAAATGTGATGGAAGCCATTCAGACCGAATTTCCCTATATTTTTTCGGAAAACCGCTACTTTGGAGCGCCCCAGCTTACTGTGCATGAAATTGACGACAATCTATTCACCATCGGGGAAACAAATATTTTACCCATAAAAGTAATGCACAATAAACTGCCGGTATTTGGATATCGCATCGGAGATCTCACTTATATTACAGATGCCAGCATGATTCCCGATGAGGAAAAACACAAAATTAAAGGATCAAAAGTACTGGTGCTTAATGCCCTGAGAAACTCAAAACACATTTCTCACCTTTCGCTGAATGAAGCGCTTGAATTGATTGAGGAATTAAAACCTGAACGGGCTTTTCTTACTCATATCAGCCATTTTCTAGGACTGCACGAAGAGGTTGAAAAGAAACTTCCCGACAACGTAAAACTGGCTTACGATAATCTTATTATAGATATATAA
- the ribF gene encoding riboflavin biosynthesis protein RibF: MKIYHDLEHIGNIKNPVVTTGSFDGVHIGHKTILNRLNEIAGNIDGESVLITFHPHPRKVLFPDTAGKTLLLINSQQEKIELLRKTGLDNLIILNFTKEFSEISSIDFIRNILVGKLHAKKVVIGFNHHFGHNREGNFDYLYELGKYYNFGVEEIPEQDIHNETVSSTTIRKALLEGRIQRANAYLDHHYIIISELFEGSDTCKDLDFPTYRIKIEEENKLVPCDGVYAVNVLIDGEFYKGILNIKNSLPLELRKTDEILIDIHFFNDETPKAGQTAIVFFAKRIRDELHFANQEEMRNQLKSDLSEVEELIY, translated from the coding sequence ATGAAAATATATCACGATCTTGAGCATATCGGAAACATTAAAAATCCGGTCGTAACAACAGGTTCTTTCGATGGCGTTCATATCGGACACAAAACCATTCTTAATCGCTTAAATGAAATTGCCGGCAATATTGACGGCGAATCGGTTTTAATTACCTTTCACCCCCATCCCCGCAAAGTCCTTTTCCCCGACACCGCAGGAAAAACTTTATTACTGATAAATTCACAACAGGAAAAAATTGAGCTTCTCCGGAAAACCGGACTTGACAATCTTATCATTCTCAACTTCACTAAGGAATTTTCAGAAATTTCGTCCATTGATTTTATCCGCAACATACTGGTTGGCAAACTCCATGCAAAAAAGGTAGTCATAGGATTTAACCATCATTTCGGACATAACCGCGAAGGTAATTTTGATTATCTGTACGAATTGGGGAAATACTACAATTTTGGTGTTGAAGAAATTCCGGAACAAGACATTCATAATGAAACCGTTAGTTCTACAACCATCAGAAAAGCCTTGCTCGAAGGCCGCATTCAGCGAGCCAATGCTTATCTGGACCATCATTATATCATTATTAGCGAACTGTTTGAAGGAAGCGACACCTGCAAGGATCTTGATTTCCCAACGTACCGGATAAAAATTGAAGAAGAGAACAAACTGGTGCCTTGCGATGGCGTATATGCAGTTAATGTGCTAATAGATGGAGAATTTTACAAAGGCATACTCAATATAAAAAATTCGCTCCCTCTTGAATTAAGGAAAACCGACGAAATCCTCATCGATATCCATTTTTTCAACGACGAAACCCCTAAAGCCGGACAAACAGCTATTGTATTCTTTGCCAAGCGCATACGAGATGAGCTGCACTTTGCGAATCAGGAAGAAATGCGCAATCAGTTAAAATCCGACCTGTCTGAAGTAGAAGAACTTATATACTAA
- a CDS encoding redox-sensing transcriptional repressor Rex yields MNKKLPDKTVERLSQYRRALLNYLSGGKHHIFSHEIANLLHITAVQVRRDIMLIGYTGTLRQGYDAKELIDIIGKIIDTRDGQKVAVVGIGNLGRAIMGYFSGKRTKLSIVAAFDSNPEKVGKIYAGVQCYHSDEMLEIIKREGISVAVISVPGEVATQVAETLVMAGIRGILNFSPKALNVPPHVYLQEYDMITMLEKIAYFVKKS; encoded by the coding sequence ATGAACAAAAAACTACCAGATAAAACAGTTGAAAGACTAAGTCAGTATCGCAGGGCCCTGCTCAATTACCTTTCAGGAGGAAAGCACCATATTTTCTCACATGAAATAGCCAATCTGCTGCATATTACCGCTGTTCAGGTAAGACGCGACATAATGCTGATAGGCTACACAGGCACACTGAGGCAGGGTTATGATGCAAAAGAACTCATTGACATCATTGGCAAAATAATTGACACCAGAGATGGTCAAAAAGTAGCAGTAGTTGGCATTGGTAATCTGGGGAGAGCTATTATGGGATATTTCAGCGGCAAAAGGACAAAATTGTCTATTGTTGCAGCCTTTGACAGTAACCCTGAGAAAGTAGGCAAAATATATGCAGGTGTGCAATGCTATCATTCTGATGAAATGCTGGAGATTATCAAACGGGAAGGCATTTCGGTTGCAGTAATATCAGTACCGGGAGAAGTTGCCACACAAGTTGCCGAAACATTAGTTATGGCTGGAATACGCGGCATTCTTAACTTTTCGCCCAAAGCACTAAATGTTCCACCTCACGTTTACCTTCAGGAATACGACATGATAACCATGCTTGAAAAAATAGCATACTTTGTTAAAAAATCCTGA